In one Rutidosis leptorrhynchoides isolate AG116_Rl617_1_P2 chromosome 8, CSIRO_AGI_Rlap_v1, whole genome shotgun sequence genomic region, the following are encoded:
- the LOC139864523 gene encoding glucan endo-1,3-beta-glucosidase 4-like, which produces MAHAFVKILLLISVFLFTLPHKSDGQFEEWCIADEQVTDEELQRALIWACENGADCSNIQANQPCFLPNNIKDHASFAFNSYYQRMKPKGATCYFNAAAFITDVDPSHGSCKFVKHK; this is translated from the exons ATGGCTCATGCATTCGTCAAGATCCTTCTTCTTATATCAGTTTTCTTATTTACTTTGCCACACAAATCAG ATGGGCAATTTGAAGAATGGTGCATAGCTGATGAGCAAGTCACAGATGAGGAGTTGCAAAGGGCACTTATTTGGGCATGTGAAAATGGTGCAGATTGTAGTAACATTCAAGCAAACCAGCCTTGTTTTCTACCAAATAACATCAAAGATCATGCATCTTTTGCATTCAACAGCTATTATCAAAGGATGAAACCAAAAGGAGCCACTTGCTATTTCAATGCTGCTGCCTTTATCACTGATGTTGAtccaa GCCATGGTTCATGCAAGTTTGTCAAACATAAATGA